The DNA window CCCTAGGCTGGCAACAAGGTCCAGTCAAGTCTGATCATAAACTCATGACCAGTGAAGTAATCCATTGATCTCCCTGCCCCTATGTTTTTTTAACTCTGGTATCCTGGAAGGGAGTAGTGGTTCCGCAGATGAGTTGAAACGAGTAGAAACCAGTGTCTAGATACTGGAGGCATATACAAACATTCCCTCCATTAAACCCAGATATGCCGCTTGTCTTACATTTAGCTCACTTGGAATTACAATTCAGGCATATCTTGGTTAAAGGGTCCTCGCATCCAGAAAGACATGAGCACGTTTCAGGAATACTTAGTGTTGGAGATCTGCTTCCACAGCAAGGTTTTTAGGTTGTTGAGCACCAGGGAATGGTGGACCTCCATCTGGCTGGCCAGGCCACTCAAGGTGACGCAAGTCCGCAGCTGCTTCTGCAGATCCTCCTTGATCTCAGGCGGGGCCCCGAAGAGCAGGTATCCCTGCAGGAGGTGGCACACCTTGGCCAGGTTGGGCTGCACCACCTCTCCGTTGCACTGCTTGACCAGCTTGTCACAGGTGGCCGTGCAGTCCTTCCCATAGGTGCAGTCACTGTTGTGCTCACAGCGGCGGTTCTTGAGGAACCCCCGGACGGACATCTCGGTGGCCACGCTCCGAAGGTCCGTCATCTTGCAGTCGTATTTGCTGTTGTAGCCTACGTGGCGGAGGCTGGCATCGCAGATGTAGAAGCTGCCGTAGGAGCCATGGAAGATCTCCTCCACGAATTCCAGCAGCCCAATGGTGATCTTAGCCCGTCGGGGCCAGGCTGGTGCCAGCCACCTGTTGGCGCTGGAGTGCAGGGCAGAGGGGACCAGGGGCTGCAGGTAGCGGGGGACCTCCAAGCGGTACAGCGAGGTGTGGACGACCCGTTCTGTCACGTACAGGTCACCACAGAAGCCCAGCAGCTTGGGGGTGTGCTCCTTCTCGTGAAGAGCTACCATGAGCAGGAACTCGTTGACCTGCAGCAGCGCCCACACAGACTTTGCCTCGGCCAGAGACACCTTGCCGTCCTGATTAACGTCCGCCAGGGAGATAATCCGACCCACCAGGCTCCCCAGGGAGGGCTGCTCGCCCAGATTGGACTGGAGGAACAAGAGATCCCTGGTAATTAAATGCACTTGCATGCCCTAGTCAAAAGCAATTATAAATTGAAATGTGGTGTGCGGTGGTATTTGCACAGGAGGGCACATCCATCTTATTGTCCTGTGCAGGGTCTTCAACTGTATTATTCATGAGTGAAAAGGAGAAGTCAAGCACTGCCAATGCACTAGTAGTATACATTGCTTTCGAGTTTTATTTGCACAGTATAGAGACAACAGAAATCAATACAACGTAATTTGTATTGCTAGTACAATGGCAAGGGCTGTACTCTCTTTTTTCTTGATTGGTGAGCATTAATTAATATGCTTTTTACTGCTAACAGGATAACGGCCTGTTTCTGGGGGTTTTATGGAAGGTAGTGAAATAAGTGGGCAGTTAGACAGACCAGAATTTTTTAAGAAGTGGGGTGAGTATAATCAAGTGGACAGTATGGCCCACTGAGCCTCAATGTAAGGAGACTCTCTAGACATTCCTCTAACCCCTCGGCTGGAACACTGACTCTCAAGAAGCTGAGCAGCATCTCCCGAAACTCGTCCATGGAGGTCCCTCTGGTGGGCTTATCGAAGAGCGTCAGCTCCCTCCTGGGCACAGAGTCAGGGCTGCCGTCCCCCCTCGGAGGCTCCTCGATCCCACACTTGATCATCACTTCCTTGTTCTTCCAGGTACCGCTGTACACCTGCAGGGCAATTCAAAATGAGCAGGGCTAAGGTCAAGCAACA is part of the Polyodon spathula isolate WHYD16114869_AA unplaced genomic scaffold, ASM1765450v1 scaffolds_1448, whole genome shotgun sequence genome and encodes:
- the dipk1b gene encoding divergent protein kinase domain 1B isoform X3, whose amino-acid sequence is MHYSSYSELCRGRVCQMIICDHYRRGIISGSSCRDLCEENKLVFQHCLSSTPTYQVYSGTWKNKEVMIKCGIEEPPRGDGSPDSVPRRELTLFDKPTRGTSMDEFREMLLSFLRSNLGEQPSLGSLVGRIISLADVNQDGKVSLAEAKSVWALLQVNEFLLMVALHEKEHTPKLLGFCGDLYVTERVVHTSLYRLEVPRYLQPLVPSALHSSANRWLAPAWPRRAKITIGLLEFVEEIFHGSYGSFYICDASLRHVGYNSKYDCKMTDLRSVATEMSVRGFLKNRRCEHNSDCTYGKDCTATCDKLVKQCNGEVVQPNLAKVCHLLQGYLLFGAPPEIKEDLQKQLRTCVTLSGLASQMEVHHSLVLNNLKTLLWKQISNTKYS
- the dipk1b gene encoding divergent protein kinase domain 1B isoform X2 yields the protein MILMMMRRGLRRLVHLMLFCPLSKRLQCDHYRRGIISGSSCRDLCEENKLVFQHCLSSTPTYQVYSGTWKNKEVMIKCGIEEPPRGDGSPDSVPRRELTLFDKPTRGTSMDEFREMLLSFLRSNLGEQPSLGSLVGRIISLADVNQDGKVSLAEAKSVWALLQVNEFLLMVALHEKEHTPKLLGFCGDLYVTERVVHTSLYRLEVPRYLQPLVPSALHSSANRWLAPAWPRRAKITIGLLEFVEEIFHGSYGSFYICDASLRHVGYNSKYDCKMTDLRSVATEMSVRGFLKNRRCEHNSDCTYGKDCTATCDKLVKQCNGEVVQPNLAKVCHLLQGYLLFGAPPEIKEDLQKQLRTCVTLSGLASQMEVHHSLVLNNLKTLLWKQISNTKYS
- the dipk1b gene encoding divergent protein kinase domain 1B isoform X1, which codes for MILMMMRRGLRRLVHLMLFCPLSKRLQSRIPAIKVKYLFLAWLGILVGSWAIYMHYSSYSELCRGRVCQMIICDHYRRGIISGSSCRDLCEENKLVFQHCLSSTPTYQVYSGTWKNKEVMIKCGIEEPPRGDGSPDSVPRRELTLFDKPTRGTSMDEFREMLLSFLRSNLGEQPSLGSLVGRIISLADVNQDGKVSLAEAKSVWALLQVNEFLLMVALHEKEHTPKLLGFCGDLYVTERVVHTSLYRLEVPRYLQPLVPSALHSSANRWLAPAWPRRAKITIGLLEFVEEIFHGSYGSFYICDASLRHVGYNSKYDCKMTDLRSVATEMSVRGFLKNRRCEHNSDCTYGKDCTATCDKLVKQCNGEVVQPNLAKVCHLLQGYLLFGAPPEIKEDLQKQLRTCVTLSGLASQMEVHHSLVLNNLKTLLWKQISNTKYS